The sequence GGATTTCAGGCATCCTGATTGTCCACGCTTATACTATGTATGTTTATTTTTACATGACCGTCTCATCGGCAATCCATAAAATTGACCCTTCGCTTGAAGAATCTGCATACAATCTTGGCGCAAGCCGATTCCAGGTTTTCCGGAAGGTGACTTTCCCGTTATTGACTCCGGCCATCGTTGCCGCGTCATTGTTAGTTTTCATGATTTCGATGGCCTCCTTCAGTGCGCCATTTTTGCTGGCGGGCGGATTCCGGGTGCTGAGTCTGCAGATTTATTTTTCCAAGATTAATGGAGACATGGAGGTCGCTGCGACTCAATCTGTCATCCTGTCGATTGTATCGATTTCATTCTTGCTTTTCATGCGCTGGTACCAGAACCGGAAAGACTACCGGATGGCGACGAAGGGGATTGGAGCGCATCGCAGTGAAGTGAACAATCCGGTGCTCAAGTGGACGATGGTGTTCGCTGGGGTAATCGGCGTCATCATCTTGCTGCTGCCGCACTTCACGATTCTGCTGTTGTCCCTTGTTCCGGATGGAACCTGGACATGGCAGACATACCCTTCGGTGTTCAATTTTGAAAACTACCGCCTGCTGATGGAAGACCCGAACATTTTTAAGCCTTTGAAAAATAGTTTGATCATGTCATTCATTGCCACCGCTGGAAATCTCGTCTTCGGTGTGCTGGCTTCGTATTTGCTGGTTAAGAGGAAGTTTGTCGGCAAAAGCTTTGTTGATATTCTCGTAATGATTCCCTGGGCCTTGCCGGCAACGGTCATCGGGATGAACTTGATCATTGCTTTTAATGAACCGAATGTTTTCTCGTTTGGAAATATCCTTGTTGGGACGTTCTGGATTTTGCCGCTTGCTTATTTTATCAGGCATATTCCATTGGTCGTACGCTCGACGAACGCTGTACTGGAGCAGCTCGATGATTCGATCGAGGAAGCATCCAGGAGCCTTGGAGCGAAATGGTTCTATACTTTCAGGAAGGTCATTTTGCCTATCATCATGCCTGGTGTGCTTTCAGGAACCTTGCTGGCGTTTGTAGAGTCTGTTGGTGAATTCCCGACATCGGTGTTATTGTACACGATCTCGAACAGACCGATTTCCATTGAAATCATGAACCAGCTGCGGATGTTCAATATGGGCCAGGCAGCTGCATATGGGATGATCCAGATTACCCTGATTGCGGTCGTTCTGCTCATTTCCAATAAATTCTTCGGGGTTAAGGCGGAACAGTCGCTATCGTAATGCTGGATTAACAGCATAATCATAGAATCGGAGATGAAAATATGAACAAGCTAGAAGAATTTATCAAGACAGAAGGAGCTGCTTTTCCCGGAAAGACGTATGTTGAGGCACTGTTGAAGCCTGTCTTTAATGACCAGCGGGATTATTTGTTCCATGTCATGTTTGATATCCACCGGGCGCATGTGATTATGCTAGCTGAACAGGGGATTATCGAAAAAGATGAAGCGAAAGTGATGCTTAAAGGGATTAATAAGGTTGCCGTAACTGATGTCGGGCAGCTGAATTATGAACCGCAGTTCGAGGATTTATTTTTCATGATGGAAGCGAAGATCGGCGAGGAAATTGGTGCCGAGCTTGCCGGCAAGATTCATATCGGCCGCAGCAGGAATGATATGGGAGTCGCGATGTACCGCCTCGTGCTAAGGGAGCATCTAGTCAATTTGCTGGCAAGTGCCTATCAATTGAGCGAGGCATTGCTGGAGCGGGCCGAAAACCATACGGATACGATCATTACAGGCTATACGCACACGCAGCCGGCACAGCCGACCACTTTGGGCCATTACTTCCTGGCAATCTATGATGTTTTGGGACGTGATATTCAGAGGCTGTGGGCGGCTTATCGAACCGTCAATCAGTCCCCGCTTGGAGCTGCCGCTCTGACGACTACTGGATTCCCTATCAGCCGTGAACGGACTCGTAACTTGCTCGGCTTTGACCGGATTGTTGAGAATTCCTATGACTCGATCGGCGGCGGGGACTATTTGCTTGAAACTGCTTCGGCACTGATGACAAGCATGGTGAATACTGGCCGCTGGATCCAGGACTTCCTTCAGCATGTCACCAGGGAATTTGGTTCTTTTTACGTCGCTGATCCTTATGTGCAATGCAGCAGCATCATGCCGCAAAAGCGCAATCCGGTTTCCATTGAGCATTCACGTTCAATTGCCAGCAGCGCCTATGGTGACGCGCTTGCTGCCTTCAATATGGTGCACAACACACCGTTCGGCGATATCGTTGATACAGAAGACGACCTTCAGCCGCATCTATACCGTGCTTTCAATAACGCCAACCGCGTATGGAAGCTAATGTACGCGGTGATTGCGACGCTGAAGGTGAACGGAGAGCACACGAAAGAAATGGCGAAGAAGTCCAGCATCACGATTACTGAATTGGCGGATACGCTGGCCCGTGATTATGGCGTTCCATTCAGGAAAGCCCACTCAATCGCAAGCTTCATTTCCAAAGAAACCATCAAGGAAAGAAAAGAACTGTACGAGTGGGAAGTGGAGGCAATTAACGCTGTCATTGCCCAATTCGTCAACGTCTCATTGACAGAAGAAGAATGGCAGAAGATCATCTCGCCAGAATACTTCATAGAAATCCGCGATTTGCAGGGAGGGCCAAGCCCGAAAGAGGTTAAGCGGATGATCGGGGAAAGGAAGCAAAAACTAGGTAAAGACCTGGGAGAGTACTCGGAAACGGTGCGTATACTGGATGAAAAGAGGAAAGAGCTGGTTGAGTTTTGTTTTTAAGGAAGCATGGAGGCATTGGGACGTACCCTTTGCTTCCTTTTTTATTATCAACAGGTACCTGACATCGTACAAAATTAGTCAGATTTGTTAGTGAAGTAGTTATTTAGTTCTATTTTTGTGATATGTAAAGGTAATGTTTTACATTTTCAAAGTGTATTCTCTATAATATTTAGTAAGTTTGTTATAAGTAACTGAGTCCTTGGGAGGTGGTTAATTTGTCTTTGATTAAACTCCATTTAGAGCATATAAAGAGCACCAATAGTGGCCTTGTACGGCAATTGAATGATCTGGATCATATTGGGGGAGGAGTAAGATCTATACAAAACTCTATTGACCCCAGAATTAAAAGCCGTAGGCAGATAGGAGCCAGAATTACACAGGCGGTAGGAAAGGGAAATAAAATTGAGGGTGATTTATCGGGATTAAAATCCTTTATAGAAAACTCAGTTGAATTATATGTTAATGCTGAGAGAAGAGTTAATTTGCATCATTTAAATGATATTGCTACAAAAGTAAGTGGAAAAGGCAGTAAGCAAAAGAAAGCCATTGAAGATTCCATTTTCGAGTTTCTTGAGAAGTATGGAAATACTGCGGTTTATTCTCAAAGTGCGATTGCAACTCTACTTATTTTAGGGAAACAAATCCGCATACAGGAAAAGATAGGCCATCGCGGAAGAGCAGTAATCCATACAGCTAATTGGATAAAGGGCAAGGGGAACAATGAGTTTTTTAAAAAACTCGCCAGAAGAATGGACCAATCCATAAGGAACCCGGGAAGGGTTATGAAGACGCTGATGACAGCCGATAGACTTTTGGAAAAAGTGACGAGAGCCCAGATGATCGGGATTTCAAAGGCCAAAAGTTTTCCACATTTCTTGAAGGCTGTTATAACGGGCATCGATGATGGTGTCCATGGTATTGAAACATCAAAAATCCCAAGAATGATTGCGAAAAGAGTTTATGCCATTGATGCAGTATTTAATACTGCTCAGGAAGGTGTAGGCCTATATAGGGAACACCAGAAAGGGACATTAGATGGTAAGGATGTAGCAGTAGCAGCCTCTAACGTAATCATTAAATCCAGTGCAACAGCTGCTGGAGCTATAATTGGAGGCACTGTTGGTGCGTTACTAGGTCCTGGTGGTGCAGCAGTTGGATCATTTATGGGTGGATCTGGCGGCATTTGGCTAGGAGATAAGGTAGCCGGTTTTTCGGAAAAGGTCATTCGTGAGGGCCCTAGTGAAGCAATAAAGGATGTTGGTAACAGCGCCAAGAATAAATTAGATAAAGGATTCAATTGGGCAAAGGACTTATTCAAATAGGGGGGATAGCTATTGAAGCGACAGGAATTCATACTATCATCAGAAGAGCTTAGTTTTGCTCTTGCATTATGCCAGTTTGACGGAATAGCATCTTCCATCTTGAAAGAAAGTGTGGGGGACGTAACAGAAGAAGGTATTGAGTTAATTTTCCAAACAGCCTCGAGGAGCTTATTTACCAAAGGAATTTTATTAAGCCTTGATGAAGAGAATCCAAATAAGGCGTTTATAAATGGCTTCAGTGAATTATTGGAGGGTCTGGCAACATCCAATAATATGTTCAGGGCTTATAATGAAAATGAAAATGGCAAGTTCGTCCTTACTGCTCACAGAAGCAGAAATGGTCTAATCTTTCACATAGTATCGAACCAAATCATCCATGTTTTAAGTGAAGTGAGTCAGGAAGAATTAATAGAGGAAATTACGGCTTTTTTCCAACCGCAGTTTAAAACCTGGGATTCCATTCAATTTTCGGTTAACGAAAAGGACTTTGAAGAATTCATGCAATCGGTCAAGTTAAAAACATTAATTATTGTTGACAGTAATGCTAATCAATTTTTGAATGATTTTCATGAAAATAAAGGGAATTTGGTTAACTTTTCTCTAATTCGAACGGAAGACGATGGAATTACCCACTTCCTGGAAGTTGTTATGCTGCTTTCAGGGAAAGATCGTATATGGGCGCTCAAGGAAGAGGCAGATGGCAGTGAAATAAATATTAATATTAAAACTCTGGATAAAATGAAATGGCAACAACTATTAGAATCAGTTTTATCTCAATTGACAACCAGTAAAATATCTTGAAAGTCTAAGGTGAAAATATGAAAAAAGTAAACTATCGAACCTCTACCATTATTGGCCGCTTATTGGTTTGTGCACTCTTTATTCTATCTGGAGCAGCCCTGATTCTCGCAAGTATCTATTTAGAGGCTCCTACTGTCAGGAAAGTTTTTTCTGTAGCAGCTGGTATTCTTGGAATTTTGTTTTTTGGCAGGATGGCAATAATGCTCATCATCCTTTTATTCAAAAATAAAAATATGTTCAGTTACGATCAGGAAAATATTACAGTAAGGGATAAAACAATCAAAATTGATTCTATTAAAAGTGTAGAACAAGAGAATGATATCCAAACTGGTTATTTAGGAATTAAAACTCCAGCCTTCATTCTGAATATAAAGGGCGGGGAACCTATTTACATACCAACTTATTATGTGATCTCAAAGAAAGACTATCCAATAATACACAAAACCTTAAAAGCAATCGTCAGTGACCGGACCAAAAGATAGGGAAGCATGTTGCTTCCTTTTTTCAATTCAACAAATTAAAGTGTTGCCAGCATAGTCAACTATGGCTTTAAGGATCGCTTATAGGAAAGACTGTATTCCTAAGATCGTAATATAGTAAACCCAAAAATCTTCCTAAATCAAATTAGAAAAGTAACTGCCATGGTCCTTCTGCCATTCCCTTATTGTGTTATACTATTGAATAAATGGAATAAAATTGGAAACAAGTACCTTCTAATATAGACTCTTATCCTTGCGGTGATGACTTCATATAGAGAAATGGGGGAGATTATATTGAAGAAAATACTAACAATCTTGATGATTGTCCTTGGTTTAGTTATTGCATTCGGTTACGGCACCTATAAAATACTGGATAACGCTAATAACTATCAAGAAGATAATCAGGATAGTGAAGCCACTGCGGTTGCTTCACCTGAGGATAAAAGTTCACCTTATGCCACAGAACGTGAAGAATATGAGGAGCAAACAAAAAATATCGGTGGACAAATCTTTGAACTGGAACTGACGGATGCCACGACTGAAGATGAAATCATCGACATCATGCACAAGATGACTCATCAGAAAGTGAAGGCAGAAGACAAGTGGGGAGCTATTCCAATGTCGGAAGACACGGTATCACAAATCCTTGAGTTCCTGGATAAATCAAATTTTGTGACAAAGGAAGACCTTAAGGAAATAGCAGAAAAATGGAAAAAAGGGAATTTTCAAAGTGTTGATCAAGACCACAACTACTTCTGGCAATGGCAAGGGGGAACAGTCGGTAGAGCTTACGGAATCATGACTTCCGCAGAAGAAGAAGAATTCATTAAGAATAATTTTTAAGGAAGACTGGGGGGCTCCTTTGTACTTCCTTTTTTGTTTTTGAAGAACCAATGGATATTAAAATGTATAC comes from Mesobacillus jeotgali and encodes:
- a CDS encoding ABC transporter permease; this encodes MMKNRDNRLTIYLLIPVLLVLIAYVLYPSLRTVLESLQKEGGFTFGNYQDFFTQESKTNLEALWNSVYISVLSVLVSAAIGIPLAFIFNRYDFPGRGFFATAAIMPIVLPSLVGVMAFMFLYGETGLVPNAIKDLFGLEKVPFKIGGISGILIVHAYTMYVYFYMTVSSAIHKIDPSLEESAYNLGASRFQVFRKVTFPLLTPAIVAASLLVFMISMASFSAPFLLAGGFRVLSLQIYFSKINGDMEVAATQSVILSIVSISFLLFMRWYQNRKDYRMATKGIGAHRSEVNNPVLKWTMVFAGVIGVIILLLPHFTILLLSLVPDGTWTWQTYPSVFNFENYRLLMEDPNIFKPLKNSLIMSFIATAGNLVFGVLASYLLVKRKFVGKSFVDILVMIPWALPATVIGMNLIIAFNEPNVFSFGNILVGTFWILPLAYFIRHIPLVVRSTNAVLEQLDDSIEEASRSLGAKWFYTFRKVILPIIMPGVLSGTLLAFVESVGEFPTSVLLYTISNRPISIEIMNQLRMFNMGQAAAYGMIQITLIAVVLLISNKFFGVKAEQSLS
- the argH gene encoding argininosuccinate lyase, yielding MNKLEEFIKTEGAAFPGKTYVEALLKPVFNDQRDYLFHVMFDIHRAHVIMLAEQGIIEKDEAKVMLKGINKVAVTDVGQLNYEPQFEDLFFMMEAKIGEEIGAELAGKIHIGRSRNDMGVAMYRLVLREHLVNLLASAYQLSEALLERAENHTDTIITGYTHTQPAQPTTLGHYFLAIYDVLGRDIQRLWAAYRTVNQSPLGAAALTTTGFPISRERTRNLLGFDRIVENSYDSIGGGDYLLETASALMTSMVNTGRWIQDFLQHVTREFGSFYVADPYVQCSSIMPQKRNPVSIEHSRSIASSAYGDALAAFNMVHNTPFGDIVDTEDDLQPHLYRAFNNANRVWKLMYAVIATLKVNGEHTKEMAKKSSITITELADTLARDYGVPFRKAHSIASFISKETIKERKELYEWEVEAINAVIAQFVNVSLTEEEWQKIISPEYFIEIRDLQGGPSPKEVKRMIGERKQKLGKDLGEYSETVRILDEKRKELVEFCF
- a CDS encoding DUF5381 family protein, coding for MKKVNYRTSTIIGRLLVCALFILSGAALILASIYLEAPTVRKVFSVAAGILGILFFGRMAIMLIILLFKNKNMFSYDQENITVRDKTIKIDSIKSVEQENDIQTGYLGIKTPAFILNIKGGEPIYIPTYYVISKKDYPIIHKTLKAIVSDRTKR
- a CDS encoding DUF6241 domain-containing protein, giving the protein MKKILTILMIVLGLVIAFGYGTYKILDNANNYQEDNQDSEATAVASPEDKSSPYATEREEYEEQTKNIGGQIFELELTDATTEDEIIDIMHKMTHQKVKAEDKWGAIPMSEDTVSQILEFLDKSNFVTKEDLKEIAEKWKKGNFQSVDQDHNYFWQWQGGTVGRAYGIMTSAEEEEFIKNNF